The following proteins come from a genomic window of Nicotiana tomentosiformis chromosome 12, ASM39032v3, whole genome shotgun sequence:
- the LOC138903038 gene encoding uncharacterized protein yields the protein MTSCEKTYILSYLEDGLYNVYSVMKTLKELWNSLEKMYKTEDVGLKKFVAAKFLDFKVVDNKSVITQVQELQVIVHDLLAEGMVINEAFQVAAFIEKLPQMWKNFKNYLKYKRKEMMLEDLIVCLRIEEDNKATEKKSGGNSKIMDENIVEEASTSKKKKKLSGPKNYPSKKKFKGNCHNCGKVRYKVADCRAPKKDKKKSQVKMIEKNDKIDHLCAILSECNMVRNPRDW from the exons ATGACTTCTTGTGAAAAAACTTATATATTGAGTTATTTGGAAGATGGTTTGTACAATGTTTACAGCGTCATGAAAACTTTGAAAGAGTTATGGAACTCTCTTGAAAAGATGTACAAGACGGAAGATGTTGGACTTAAGAAGTTTGTTGCCGCAAAGTTCTTGGACTTTAAAGTGGTTGACAATAAGTCTGTCATAACTCAAGTTCAAGAACTGCAAGTCATCGTTCATGACCTCCTGGCTGAAG GTATGGTCATAAATGAAGCGTTTCAAGTTGCGGCATTTATTGAAAAGTTGCCTCAAATGTGGAAAAACTTTAAAAACTACTTGAAATATAAGCGCAAGGAGATGATGTTGGAAGACCTTATTGTTTGCCTAAGGATTGAAGAGGACAATAAGGCTACAGAAAAGAAGTCAGGTGGAAATTCAAAAATAATGGATGAAAATATTGTTGAGGAAGCTTCAACgagcaaaaagaaaaagaagttgtCTGGACCAAAGAATTACCCAAGTAAAAAGAAGTTCAAAGGTAATTGCCACAACTGTGGAAAGGTTAGATACAAGGTTGCTGACTGCCGTGCACCAAAGAAGGACAAAAAGAAAAGCCAAGTAAAAATGATTGAGAAGAATGACAAAATAGACCACTTGTGTGCCATTCTTTCTGAATGCAACATGGTCAGAAATCCTAGAGATTGGTAG